The Marinobacter halotolerans genome includes a window with the following:
- the tssF gene encoding type VI secretion system baseplate subunit TssF produces MKLNRFYRDELSFLRLQGREFADAHPQLTRFLSEQSTDPDVERLLEGFAFLTGKLREKVEDEFPELTHSLLNMLWPNYLRPVPSCTIMRFDPQLHAISERQRVERHTEIKSRPLGDASRQTQCRFRTCRAVDVFPLTVADAHAEHSREVSSVTVDLALHTDQPLSSIGLESLRFYLGGENHIGETLYLWLNHYLQKVELTVGDSTYSIPSSLLQPVGFANDETLLPYPKNAYPGYRILQEYLSFPEAFRFVDLQGLAPRLPAIQADEISLRFHFSRILPPDVKIRAENFQLYCTPAINLFTHEADPVDLNGRQTEYRITPSSRSPEHYEVFNIEQVEGWLEGRSGLGEPRIYTAFESFQHEVERERGRKALYYRVKARDSVRGDGFDHYISFVRGDESECMNRQEAVSLTLTCTNRQLPHQLAVGEISMATESTPAFASFSNITRPTHTLRPTLDGSLLWTLISNLSLNYLSLLDVDALRTVLRVYDFRALVDRQAERISQKRLAGILNIETNPVDRMIKGLPVRGIRSVMKLDQQSFASEGDLYMFGTVLSQFFALYASINAFHHLEVVNEDNQERYTWTLQQGQQPLM; encoded by the coding sequence ATGAAGTTGAATCGGTTTTACAGGGACGAACTCAGTTTTCTCAGATTGCAGGGCCGGGAGTTTGCCGATGCGCATCCTCAGCTGACCCGTTTTCTGTCTGAGCAGAGCACCGATCCGGACGTTGAACGACTGCTGGAAGGCTTTGCCTTTCTGACTGGCAAACTCCGCGAGAAGGTCGAGGACGAGTTTCCGGAACTGACCCATTCATTGCTGAACATGCTCTGGCCCAACTATCTGCGTCCGGTTCCCAGTTGCACCATCATGCGTTTTGATCCCCAGCTTCATGCGATCAGCGAGCGCCAGCGGGTCGAGCGCCATACTGAAATCAAAAGCCGCCCACTAGGCGACGCCAGCCGCCAGACCCAGTGCCGGTTTCGCACCTGCCGGGCGGTGGATGTGTTCCCATTGACGGTTGCGGATGCCCACGCCGAGCACTCCCGGGAAGTGTCTTCAGTGACCGTGGATTTAGCCTTGCATACAGACCAGCCGCTGTCCTCTATTGGACTGGAATCGCTGCGCTTCTACCTGGGTGGCGAGAATCACATCGGCGAGACGCTCTACCTGTGGCTGAACCACTACCTGCAGAAAGTGGAGCTTACGGTTGGGGATTCGACTTATTCCATTCCCTCCAGCCTGTTGCAACCCGTCGGTTTCGCCAACGACGAAACGCTCCTGCCCTATCCCAAGAACGCCTACCCGGGCTACCGGATACTGCAGGAATACCTGAGCTTTCCCGAGGCGTTCCGGTTCGTTGATCTGCAGGGCCTGGCGCCAAGACTGCCAGCGATTCAGGCGGACGAAATCAGCCTGCGATTCCATTTCAGCCGCATTCTGCCGCCAGATGTGAAAATCCGGGCAGAGAATTTCCAGCTGTACTGCACGCCAGCGATCAATCTGTTCACCCATGAGGCGGACCCGGTGGACCTGAATGGCCGCCAGACCGAATATCGCATCACGCCTTCCAGCCGTTCGCCGGAGCACTATGAAGTGTTCAATATCGAGCAGGTGGAAGGCTGGCTGGAAGGCCGCTCCGGGCTGGGGGAACCGCGGATCTACACTGCGTTCGAGAGTTTTCAGCATGAAGTCGAGCGGGAGCGTGGTCGCAAGGCGCTGTATTACCGGGTTAAGGCCCGGGACAGCGTTCGTGGTGACGGTTTTGATCACTACATCTCGTTTGTGCGGGGCGATGAGTCCGAGTGCATGAACCGCCAGGAGGCGGTGTCGCTCACCCTGACCTGCACCAACCGGCAGCTGCCCCACCAGTTGGCGGTGGGGGAGATCTCCATGGCCACGGAAAGCACGCCGGCGTTTGCGTCCTTCAGCAACATTACGCGACCGACTCACACACTGCGGCCAACGCTGGACGGCAGTCTGTTGTGGACGCTGATCTCGAACCTGTCACTGAATTATCTGTCGCTGTTGGACGTGGATGCCTTGCGCACCGTTCTGCGGGTCTATGACTTCCGCGCACTGGTGGATCGCCAGGCGGAGCGGATTTCCCAGAAGCGGCTAGCGGGTATCCTGAATATTGAAACCAACCCGGTGGACCGGATGATCAAGGGGCTGCCGGTGCGCGGGATTCGCTCGGTGATGAAGCTGGACCAACAGTCGTTTGCCTCGGAAGGCGACCTGTACATGTTTGGCACGGTGCTCAGCCAGTTCTTTGCGCTCTACGCCAGTATCAACGCATTTCACCACCTGGAAGTGGTGAACGAAGACAACCAGGAACGGTACACATGGACGTTACAGCAAGGGCAACAGCCCCTGATGTAG
- the tssE gene encoding type VI secretion system baseplate subunit TssE, giving the protein MFGNADDGVRASGGSLFERLEKAADPAGQSMGEVTHVVDSIKRHLVRLLNAHPGNSQSVPDLGLVDFNDATLGTHDLNIRIRGAIRQCIEKFEPRVSRVDVMAMPQGPDPLQLRFQVTVYLRVGSEDDKTTIDLLLDDKRYYRVM; this is encoded by the coding sequence GTGTTCGGGAACGCCGATGACGGTGTTCGGGCCTCGGGCGGCAGTCTGTTCGAACGACTGGAAAAGGCTGCCGACCCGGCGGGGCAGAGCATGGGGGAAGTGACCCATGTGGTGGATTCCATCAAGCGCCATCTGGTTCGGTTGCTGAACGCCCATCCGGGCAACAGCCAGAGCGTGCCGGATCTTGGACTGGTGGATTTCAACGACGCCACGCTGGGTACCCATGACCTGAACATTCGTATTCGCGGCGCCATTCGGCAATGTATTGAAAAGTTCGAACCCCGCGTGAGCCGGGTGGATGTAATGGCGATGCCCCAGGGGCCGGACCCGTTGCAGCTTCGGTTCCAGGTGACGGTCTACCTGAGGGTGGGTTCGGAAGACGATAAAACGACCATTGATTTGTTATTGGATGACAAGCGCTACTACCGGGTGATGTGA
- the tssC gene encoding type VI secretion system contractile sheath large subunit, whose translation MSDTAEQQSAASESVAEGSLLDQVMANSRMAPADEGYDVARRGVATFISNLLKSDEKGQPVNKALVDQMVVELDRKISAQMDEILHAPKLQELESSWRGLKLMVDRTDFRENIKVDILHATKTELLEDFEFAPDVTQTGFYQHIYSTEYGQFGGEPVGAVVGNYAFTPSTPDMKLLQYVSSVGAMAHAPFLSSVAPSFFGVDSYQELPAIKELKAVFEGPKYAKWRSLRESEDARYLGLTSPRFLLRVPYDPTENPVRSFSYKEDVSGDHEHYLWGNTAYLLATRLTESFAKYRWCPNIIGPQSGGAVEDLPVHTFESFGQLESKIPTEVLITDRREYEMADEGFISLTMRKGSDNAAFFSANSVQKPKQFPNTKEGKEAETNYKLGTQLPYMMIVNRLAHYIKVLQREQIGSWKERQDLERELNTWIRQYVADQENPPADVRSRRPLRAAQVTVSDVEGDPGWYQVSLAVRPHFKYMGANFELSLVGRLDKD comes from the coding sequence ATGTCTGATACTGCTGAGCAGCAATCTGCTGCTTCTGAATCCGTCGCGGAAGGCTCTCTGCTGGACCAGGTAATGGCCAACAGCCGCATGGCTCCCGCTGATGAAGGCTACGATGTTGCCCGCCGTGGCGTCGCAACGTTTATCTCCAACCTGCTGAAAAGCGACGAGAAAGGCCAGCCGGTCAACAAGGCACTGGTCGACCAGATGGTGGTCGAGCTGGATCGCAAGATCAGCGCCCAGATGGATGAAATCCTGCACGCGCCCAAGCTGCAGGAACTGGAATCCTCCTGGCGCGGCCTGAAACTGATGGTCGACCGCACGGATTTCCGCGAAAACATCAAGGTGGACATTCTTCACGCCACCAAGACCGAACTGCTGGAAGACTTCGAGTTCGCACCGGACGTCACCCAGACCGGTTTCTACCAGCACATCTATTCCACGGAATACGGCCAGTTCGGCGGTGAGCCGGTTGGCGCGGTAGTGGGTAACTACGCGTTTACCCCGTCTACACCGGACATGAAGCTGCTGCAGTATGTATCGTCTGTCGGGGCGATGGCCCACGCGCCCTTCCTGTCCTCGGTTGCACCGTCGTTCTTCGGCGTCGACAGCTACCAGGAACTGCCGGCCATCAAGGAACTGAAAGCCGTTTTCGAAGGCCCAAAGTACGCCAAGTGGCGCTCCCTGCGTGAGTCGGAAGACGCCCGCTACCTGGGCCTGACGTCACCGCGCTTCCTGCTGCGAGTCCCCTACGACCCCACAGAAAACCCGGTGCGCAGCTTTAGCTACAAGGAAGACGTGTCCGGTGACCACGAGCATTACCTGTGGGGTAACACCGCCTACCTGCTGGCCACACGCCTGACCGAGAGCTTCGCCAAATACCGCTGGTGCCCGAACATCATCGGCCCGCAAAGCGGTGGCGCGGTGGAAGACCTGCCGGTTCATACCTTTGAATCTTTCGGCCAGCTGGAATCCAAGATTCCCACCGAGGTGCTGATCACCGACCGCCGCGAATACGAAATGGCCGACGAGGGCTTCATCTCCCTGACCATGCGCAAGGGCAGCGACAACGCCGCGTTCTTCTCCGCCAACTCGGTGCAGAAGCCCAAGCAGTTCCCGAACACCAAGGAAGGCAAGGAAGCGGAAACCAACTACAAGCTGGGTACCCAACTGCCTTACATGATGATCGTGAACCGCCTGGCGCACTACATCAAAGTGCTGCAGCGCGAGCAGATCGGCTCCTGGAAAGAGCGCCAGGACCTTGAGCGCGAGCTCAACACCTGGATTCGCCAGTACGTGGCCGATCAGGAAAACCCCCCGGCAGACGTCCGCAGCCGCCGCCCCCTCCGGGCTGCGCAGGTCACGGTGTCTGACGTTGAGGGCGATCCGGGCTGGTATCAGGTGTCGCTGGCGGTTCGTCCGCACTTCAAGTACATGGGTGCGAACTTCGAGCTGTCACTGGTTGGCCGACTGGACAAGGATTAA
- the tssB gene encoding type VI secretion system contractile sheath small subunit, giving the protein MSSKDGSVAPKERINIKYVPATGDQQAETELPLKMFVVGDFKGQPEETPIEERKAISVDKNNFRSVMSEAGLTLSTTVTNKLEEEADELSVNLEFQTLDDFSPDSISRQVPELKKLIELREALVALKGPLGNVPSFRSKLQELLDNDDARDKLLQELELATDESGE; this is encoded by the coding sequence ATGTCTTCAAAAGACGGTTCCGTCGCGCCTAAAGAGCGCATCAATATCAAGTATGTCCCCGCCACAGGTGATCAGCAGGCAGAAACTGAACTGCCTCTGAAGATGTTTGTTGTCGGCGATTTCAAGGGACAACCCGAAGAAACCCCCATCGAAGAACGTAAGGCCATTTCTGTCGACAAGAACAATTTCCGTTCTGTGATGTCGGAAGCCGGTCTGACCCTCTCAACCACGGTCACCAACAAGCTGGAAGAAGAAGCTGACGAACTGTCGGTCAACCTTGAATTCCAGACTCTGGATGACTTTTCCCCGGACAGCATTTCCCGCCAGGTGCCTGAGCTGAAGAAGCTGATCGAGCTTCGCGAAGCGCTGGTTGCCCTGAAGGGCCCGCTGGGTAACGTCCCGTCGTTCCGGTCCAAGCTGCAGGAACTGCTGGACAACGACGATGCTCGCGACAAACTCCTCCAGGAGCTTGAGCTGGCCACGGACGAAAGCGGCGAATAA
- a CDS encoding acyl-CoA-binding protein — translation MSDLKTQFEEAVNYIQNAEGDFQPSNETKLEFYALYKQATEGDVSGKRPGMMDFVNRAKFDAWEKLKGTSSEEAMQKYIEKLNALK, via the coding sequence ATGAGCGACCTGAAGACCCAATTCGAAGAAGCCGTAAACTACATCCAGAACGCTGAAGGCGACTTTCAGCCATCCAATGAAACCAAGCTGGAATTCTATGCTCTTTACAAGCAGGCGACCGAAGGTGATGTCAGTGGAAAGCGGCCCGGCATGATGGATTTCGTCAACCGCGCCAAGTTCGATGCCTGGGAAAAACTCAAGGGCACTTCATCCGAAGAAGCCATGCAGAAGTACATCGAAAAACTCAACGCCCTGAAGTAA
- a CDS encoding site-specific integrase, with amino-acid sequence MEISQALEHSQPGLVARVTTAIRRHKLNYRCEQTYLHWISRFVLFHDLKDPSLLEAGDRQRYLEYLTARVKVSRARLNQATQALSFLYSDVLNTADPEHQTAKPVAAA; translated from the coding sequence ATGGAAATCTCCCAGGCACTGGAACACTCCCAGCCCGGCCTTGTGGCGCGAGTAACCACCGCCATCCGCCGGCACAAGCTTAACTACCGTTGTGAACAAACCTATCTGCACTGGATTTCAAGATTCGTGCTCTTCCACGATCTGAAAGACCCGTCACTGCTGGAGGCCGGGGATCGCCAAAGGTATCTGGAGTACCTGACCGCTCGGGTTAAAGTGTCCCGGGCGAGACTTAATCAGGCCACTCAAGCCCTTTCGTTCCTGTATTCGGACGTTCTGAACACAGCCGACCCAGAGCATCAGACGGCAAAGCCCGTAGCCGCAGCCTGA
- the greB gene encoding transcription elongation factor GreB: protein MARTRYITAEGEQALREELRFLWKEKRPEVTQAVREAAALGDRSENAEYIYGKKQLREIDRRIRFLSKRLDELTVVDRLPEDRGRVFFGAWVTIENDDGSMHTYRLVGPDEFDLSRGYLSIDAPMARALLGKRVEDEVSVRTPDGWTQTVITRIHYDPLPPVR from the coding sequence ATGGCCAGAACACGCTATATCACCGCAGAGGGCGAGCAGGCGCTTCGGGAGGAACTTCGTTTTCTCTGGAAAGAAAAGCGGCCGGAGGTCACACAGGCCGTACGTGAAGCCGCGGCGCTGGGCGATCGCTCGGAAAACGCAGAGTATATCTATGGCAAGAAACAGCTGCGTGAAATAGACCGGCGGATTCGGTTTCTGAGCAAACGCCTGGACGAACTCACGGTGGTTGACCGTTTGCCGGAAGACCGGGGTCGTGTATTTTTCGGCGCCTGGGTGACCATCGAGAACGACGATGGTTCCATGCACACCTATCGCCTGGTGGGGCCGGATGAATTCGATCTGTCCCGTGGTTATCTGAGTATCGACGCACCCATGGCCAGGGCACTGCTGGGCAAGCGGGTCGAGGATGAAGTCAGTGTTCGCACACCAGACGGATGGACCCAGACCGTCATAACACGCATCCACTACGACCCCCTGCCGCCGGTCCGGTAA
- a CDS encoding sensor histidine kinase, protein MKLLSQLRTSSFQLALLYMVVFATSVFLLLAFIYWRTAGFMTAQTDETIEAEIAGLAEQYRGSGVNGLISIIRERVARDPNAKSIYLLTTEDFLKLAGNIDTWPKGSRSESGWINFTLDESVGWSGPERLARARIFEVQGGLRLLVGRDVDELTNLKRLIEGAINWGMGITLALALLGGFLMSRSTTRRIEVINNTSRRIMNGHLSLRIPTRGTDDDFDQLAENLNQMLDRIVYLMEGIRHVSDSIAHDLRTPLTRLRNQLENTLMSVDNDEARDQAARAVAEADQLLATFNALLRIARLETRGNSADMKPVSLGALVTDACELYEAVAEDKDQRFEQSVDSDVSIEGDRDLLFQMVSNLIDNAIKYTPEHGLIRVEVRKEGDNAVFEVGDSGIGIPDSEKDQVFQRFYRVGKSRSLPGNGLGLSLVSAVAEIHQGTIRLSDHLDDAEFPGLKVTISMPSYSASRKRLRDTQTLSSAEAGDPSSSAEARSL, encoded by the coding sequence GTGAAACTGCTTAGTCAGCTCAGAACTTCCTCCTTCCAGCTCGCTCTGCTTTACATGGTGGTGTTTGCCACCTCTGTGTTCCTGTTGCTCGCCTTTATCTACTGGCGTACAGCGGGGTTCATGACGGCTCAGACCGATGAAACCATCGAGGCGGAGATCGCCGGGTTGGCAGAGCAGTACCGTGGCAGCGGGGTGAATGGGCTGATCTCGATTATCCGCGAACGCGTGGCCCGGGATCCCAACGCCAAGTCCATCTATCTACTGACCACCGAAGATTTTCTCAAGCTCGCCGGCAATATCGATACCTGGCCCAAGGGCTCGCGGTCGGAAAGTGGATGGATCAACTTCACGCTGGACGAATCCGTTGGCTGGAGCGGCCCGGAACGGCTTGCCCGTGCCCGCATCTTTGAAGTGCAAGGCGGTCTGAGGCTGCTGGTGGGTCGGGATGTGGACGAGCTGACGAATCTCAAGCGGCTGATCGAGGGTGCCATCAACTGGGGTATGGGCATTACGCTCGCCCTTGCGCTGCTGGGCGGCTTTCTGATGAGTCGCAGTACGACCCGCAGAATCGAGGTTATCAACAACACCTCTCGACGCATCATGAACGGGCATCTCTCGCTAAGGATTCCCACCCGAGGCACCGACGACGATTTTGACCAGCTGGCGGAAAACCTGAACCAGATGCTGGACCGGATTGTGTACCTGATGGAAGGTATCCGGCACGTGTCCGACAGTATCGCCCATGACCTGAGAACACCGCTGACCCGGCTGCGTAATCAGCTGGAGAACACCTTGATGTCGGTGGATAACGACGAGGCCCGGGACCAGGCGGCCAGGGCCGTGGCGGAAGCGGATCAGCTGCTAGCAACCTTCAACGCGCTGCTGCGTATTGCCCGGCTGGAAACCCGCGGCAACAGCGCTGATATGAAGCCGGTGTCTCTCGGTGCCCTGGTGACCGACGCCTGCGAGCTCTACGAGGCGGTGGCGGAGGACAAGGACCAGCGTTTCGAGCAGTCCGTCGATAGTGATGTGTCCATCGAGGGCGACCGTGACTTGCTGTTCCAGATGGTCAGCAACCTGATCGATAATGCCATCAAGTACACTCCCGAGCATGGCTTGATCCGGGTCGAGGTACGCAAGGAAGGCGACAACGCCGTGTTCGAGGTGGGGGATAGCGGTATAGGCATTCCGGACAGCGAAAAGGATCAGGTCTTCCAGCGTTTCTACCGGGTGGGCAAAAGCCGGTCCTTGCCGGGAAATGGCTTGGGGCTGAGCCTGGTAAGCGCAGTGGCGGAAATTCATCAGGGCACCATCCGGCTCAGTGATCACCTGGATGATGCGGAGTTCCCGGGCCTGAAAGTCACCATCAGTATGCCGTCCTACTCCGCCAGCCGGAAGCGTCTGAGGGATACCCAGACACTTTCGTCAGCCGAAGCCGGAGACCCGTCTTCGTCAGCGGAGGCTAGAAGCCTTTGA
- a CDS encoding winged helix-turn-helix domain-containing protein, which translates to MKALVIEDDQDVANYLVKGLKESDFVVDHAADGKDGMMMAASEDYDIMIVDRMLPGMDGLAIVKTVRATGNQVPVLILSALGDVDDRVEGLRGGGDDYLTKPFSFTELLARIESLVRRNRQSTETETVLHVADLEMDLLARTVKRAGQNIDVQPREFRLLEYLMRNAGQVVTRTMLLEKVWDYHFDPQTNVIDVHISRLRAKIDKEFETPLLQTIRGAGYMLRETA; encoded by the coding sequence GTGAAAGCGCTTGTCATTGAAGACGATCAAGATGTGGCGAATTACCTCGTCAAAGGGTTAAAGGAATCCGATTTTGTCGTGGATCACGCGGCGGACGGGAAAGACGGCATGATGATGGCCGCCAGCGAAGACTACGACATCATGATTGTTGACAGGATGCTGCCGGGGATGGACGGGCTGGCCATCGTCAAAACCGTGCGTGCCACCGGCAATCAGGTGCCCGTGCTGATTCTCAGCGCACTGGGAGACGTGGACGATCGAGTCGAAGGCCTGCGTGGCGGTGGTGATGACTACCTGACCAAGCCCTTTTCGTTTACCGAGCTGCTCGCCCGGATTGAATCCCTGGTGCGCCGCAACCGCCAGTCAACGGAGACGGAAACCGTGCTGCACGTGGCAGACCTGGAGATGGACCTGCTGGCCCGCACGGTCAAGCGCGCCGGCCAGAACATTGATGTCCAGCCCCGGGAATTCCGGCTGTTGGAGTACCTGATGCGTAACGCCGGGCAGGTGGTCACCCGTACCATGCTGCTGGAAAAAGTATGGGACTATCATTTCGATCCGCAGACCAATGTGATTGATGTTCACATCAGCCGTCTGCGGGCCAAGATAGACAAGGAATTCGAGACACCCCTGCTACAGACCATTCGTGGTGCCGGGTACATGCTTCGTGAAACTGCTTAG
- the hyi gene encoding hydroxypyruvate isomerase, giving the protein MPAFAANLSMLFNEAEFQDRFLLAAEAGFKGVEYLFPYAWPAEELKQALDANGLTQVLFNLPPGDWDAGERGIACLPDRVEEFQAGVDKAIHYARILGCSQLNCLAGLCPSNLDEAEAWNTLVANVEYAAEKLGQAGITLCLEAINSRVDMPGFFLDTSSRVIQVIEAVDADNVKLQYDIYHMQIMEGDLIRTMECLLPWIAHIQIADNPGRHEPGTGEIHFPRVFEALDRMGYKGWVGAEYRPAGTTTDSLEWFRARA; this is encoded by the coding sequence ATGCCAGCCTTTGCAGCAAACCTGTCGATGCTGTTCAACGAAGCGGAGTTTCAGGATCGGTTCCTTCTGGCGGCCGAAGCGGGTTTCAAGGGTGTGGAGTATCTGTTTCCCTATGCCTGGCCCGCTGAAGAGCTGAAGCAGGCGCTGGACGCCAATGGTCTGACTCAGGTTCTGTTCAACCTGCCGCCGGGAGACTGGGATGCCGGTGAGCGAGGCATTGCCTGCCTGCCGGATCGGGTTGAGGAGTTTCAGGCTGGCGTTGACAAGGCTATTCACTACGCCCGTATTCTGGGCTGCTCCCAGTTGAACTGCCTGGCGGGGCTCTGCCCGTCCAACCTGGATGAGGCCGAAGCCTGGAACACGCTGGTTGCCAATGTGGAATATGCGGCTGAGAAACTGGGGCAGGCTGGCATTACCCTTTGCCTGGAAGCCATCAATTCGCGGGTGGATATGCCCGGGTTCTTCCTGGATACCTCATCCCGGGTTATACAGGTGATTGAGGCAGTAGACGCTGACAATGTGAAGTTGCAATACGACATCTACCACATGCAGATCATGGAAGGGGACCTGATTCGCACAATGGAGTGTCTGCTGCCGTGGATCGCCCATATCCAGATCGCGGACAACCCTGGGCGTCACGAGCCCGGCACGGGAGAGATCCATTTTCCGAGGGTGTTTGAGGCACTGGATCGTATGGGGTACAAAGGCTGGGTGGGTGCCGAGTATCGGCCGGCCGGAACAACCACTGACAGTCTTGAATGGTTTCGCGCACGAGCGTGA
- a CDS encoding NAD(P)-dependent oxidoreductase — translation MTNKNTLIAFLGVGLMGGPMVRNLLDAGYNLTLWNRTASKCDSFSREATVADSPEAAVREADIVITMLENGDVVDNVMVEQGGIGALKTGAVYVDMSSVQPSLARHHAELAGQRGAGYVDAPVSGGTVGAEQATLSIMAGGSEEDIARVRPVFEALGKCTRIGPVGSGQLAKLANQAIVGITIGAVSEALLLAAEGGADPAAVREALMGGFAGSRILELHGQRMIDRDFAPGAPARIQLKDLRMILDEARAEGLTLPLAQQVHNGYLGLIANGHSEVDHSGLLLELEHQNGVLMGTSIKKPKEG, via the coding sequence ATGACCAACAAAAACACTCTTATTGCCTTTCTTGGCGTCGGGTTAATGGGCGGGCCCATGGTTCGGAACCTCCTGGACGCTGGATACAACCTGACGCTCTGGAACCGCACCGCCAGTAAGTGCGATTCGTTCAGCCGTGAAGCAACCGTGGCGGACTCACCGGAAGCCGCTGTTCGTGAGGCCGACATTGTGATCACCATGCTGGAGAACGGAGACGTGGTGGACAATGTGATGGTGGAGCAAGGCGGTATCGGAGCGCTGAAAACTGGAGCGGTCTATGTGGACATGAGTTCAGTCCAGCCATCGCTTGCCCGTCACCACGCCGAGTTAGCCGGGCAACGAGGCGCTGGCTATGTGGACGCGCCGGTTTCCGGTGGCACGGTCGGAGCCGAACAGGCGACCTTGAGCATTATGGCGGGCGGTTCCGAGGAGGATATTGCCCGGGTCCGGCCGGTTTTTGAGGCATTGGGCAAATGCACGCGAATCGGGCCGGTGGGGAGTGGGCAGTTGGCGAAGCTGGCGAATCAGGCCATAGTGGGAATTACCATCGGGGCGGTGTCTGAGGCATTGCTGCTGGCTGCTGAGGGCGGGGCGGATCCGGCGGCGGTGCGGGAAGCGCTGATGGGTGGCTTTGCCGGTAGTCGAATCCTGGAGCTGCACGGTCAGCGGATGATTGACCGGGATTTTGCTCCCGGTGCCCCGGCGCGGATTCAGTTGAAAGACTTGCGCATGATTCTGGATGAGGCCCGCGCAGAGGGGCTGACGTTGCCCCTGGCCCAGCAGGTTCACAATGGCTATCTCGGCCTGATTGCCAACGGTCACAGCGAGGTGGACCACAGTGGCCTGTTGCTGGAACTGGAACACCAGAATGGTGTGCTGATGGGCACATCCATCAAAAAACCAAAAGAGGGATAA
- the rpoH gene encoding RNA polymerase sigma factor RpoH translates to MSTNLQVLDRLVPGANLESYIQAAARIPVLSVEEERKLSERLHYEGDVDAARELVLSHLRFVIHIARSYAGYGLNQADLIQEGNVGLMKAVKRFNPEYGVRLVSFAVHWIKAEIHEFILRNWRIVKVATTKAQRKLFFNLRSQKKRLAWLSHDEVNAVAADLGVEPKVVREMEGRLASHDTAFDGPQDDDDDNAYQAPAYFLEDQRSNPATQLEQADWTDDSNGRLMAALGELDERSQDILRERWLSDSKSTLHDLADRYGVSAERIRQLEKNAMKKIRMQMTADTEAA, encoded by the coding sequence ATGAGCACGAACTTACAGGTTCTCGACAGACTGGTTCCCGGCGCCAACCTTGAATCCTATATTCAGGCGGCAGCGCGGATTCCGGTACTTTCTGTCGAAGAGGAGCGTAAGCTTTCAGAGCGGCTGCATTACGAAGGTGATGTTGACGCAGCGAGGGAGTTGGTGCTGTCTCACCTCCGGTTTGTGATCCACATTGCGCGCAGCTATGCCGGTTATGGCCTGAACCAGGCAGATCTGATTCAGGAAGGCAACGTTGGCCTGATGAAGGCGGTGAAGCGATTTAATCCGGAATACGGTGTTCGTCTGGTCTCCTTTGCGGTGCACTGGATCAAGGCTGAAATTCACGAGTTCATCCTGCGCAACTGGCGCATCGTGAAAGTGGCCACTACCAAGGCCCAGCGTAAGTTGTTCTTTAATCTGCGCAGCCAGAAGAAGCGCCTGGCGTGGCTCAGCCACGACGAGGTGAACGCTGTGGCGGCGGATCTGGGGGTTGAGCCGAAGGTTGTCCGCGAGATGGAAGGCCGATTGGCCTCCCACGACACGGCGTTTGACGGTCCCCAGGATGATGACGACGACAATGCCTATCAGGCACCCGCGTATTTCCTGGAAGATCAGCGCAGCAATCCGGCTACCCAGTTGGAGCAGGCGGACTGGACGGATGATTCCAACGGTCGGCTGATGGCCGCTCTGGGCGAGTTGGATGAGCGCAGCCAGGATATTCTCCGCGAGCGCTGGTTGTCTGACAGCAAGTCGACGCTGCACGATCTGGCTGACAGGTATGGTGTTTCTGCCGAGCGGATTCGTCAGCTTGAAAAGAACGCCATGAAGAAAATTCGGATGCAAATGACGGCGGATACCGAAGCTGCCTGA